One stretch of Candidatus Binatia bacterium DNA includes these proteins:
- a CDS encoding glycolate oxidase iron-sulfur subunit, producing MSEVKGSQPERPPISIERLLECVHCGLCLPACPTYVELGNEADSPRGRIHWLRAVAEQGLSLDAAGVRHLDLCLGCRACESACPSGVRYGEVLEEARVFVERSFRRPWWDRWRRRLVVELFAHPARLATLLLPIRLADRLGAGGWLRRLPLLEFLPPLARAASWKPSAVFAARGPRKHRVALLRGCVARVLFPQVEAALVRLLVDQGCEVIVPPKQGCCGALAAHQGDKNRAARFVREFVAAFAQPVDAILVTAAGCGAFLRCCAHWLDAGALRKQAEHVQVRVRDATEFLAALDLPAPPRPFGIKVAYHHACHLVHAQGIRDQPEQLLRLVGAELVPLEEADMCCGSAGSYNLLEAGLAQRLGERKARNILGSGAEVVAVANPGCSLQIQAALRRAGSRLPVLHPIEILVAAYYPDAFAPPSFSPTPDP from the coding sequence ATGAGCGAGGTCAAAGGTAGCCAGCCAGAAAGACCGCCGATCTCTATCGAGCGGCTGCTCGAATGTGTGCATTGCGGCCTATGCTTGCCCGCCTGTCCCACCTACGTGGAATTGGGAAACGAAGCGGACTCTCCGCGCGGGCGCATTCATTGGCTGCGGGCGGTGGCGGAGCAGGGCTTGTCGTTGGACGCGGCGGGGGTGCGCCACCTCGATCTCTGCTTGGGATGCCGCGCCTGCGAATCGGCGTGCCCCTCGGGCGTGCGGTATGGAGAGGTGCTCGAAGAGGCTCGCGTTTTCGTGGAGCGATCGTTCCGCCGGCCGTGGTGGGATCGGTGGCGGCGGCGCCTGGTGGTCGAGTTGTTTGCGCATCCGGCGCGCCTAGCCACCTTGTTGCTGCCCATTCGCCTGGCCGACCGTTTGGGTGCGGGTGGGTGGCTGAGGCGGCTTCCGTTGCTGGAGTTCTTGCCGCCTCTGGCACGGGCTGCGTCATGGAAACCGTCTGCGGTGTTTGCCGCACGCGGGCCACGCAAGCACCGCGTGGCACTGTTGCGCGGTTGCGTGGCGAGGGTGTTGTTCCCGCAAGTCGAAGCGGCGCTGGTGCGGCTTCTTGTGGACCAGGGGTGCGAGGTCATTGTGCCTCCCAAGCAAGGCTGCTGCGGGGCGTTGGCGGCGCATCAGGGCGACAAGAATCGTGCGGCTCGATTTGTACGCGAGTTTGTCGCCGCGTTCGCGCAACCTGTAGATGCGATTTTAGTTACGGCCGCAGGCTGCGGAGCCTTCCTTCGGTGTTGCGCTCACTGGCTCGATGCGGGCGCGCTCCGAAAGCAAGCGGAACACGTGCAAGTGCGGGTGCGTGATGCCACGGAGTTTCTCGCCGCGCTCGACTTGCCGGCGCCGCCGCGGCCGTTCGGGATTAAAGTTGCTTACCACCATGCTTGTCACCTGGTTCACGCGCAAGGCATTCGCGACCAACCGGAGCAACTTCTCCGCTTAGTCGGTGCCGAGCTTGTGCCTCTGGAGGAAGCCGACATGTGCTGCGGCAGCGCGGGCTCGTACAACCTGCTCGAGGCGGGGCTCGCTCAGCGGTTGGGAGAGCGCAAGGCTCGCAACATTCTGGGCAGTGGCGCCGAGGTCGTCGCGGTGGCCAACCCGGGGTGCAGCTTGCAAATCCAGGCGGCGCTACGGCGCGCCGGGTCGCGCCTGCCCGTGTTGCACCCCATCGAGATTCTCGTCGCCGCGTACTATCCGGACGCGTTCGCTCCTCCTAGCTTTTCTCCCACACCGGACCCGTAG